Proteins encoded in a region of the Leifsonia sp. PS1209 genome:
- a CDS encoding ABC transporter permease, translated as MAYALRKLGLFVLTLWAAVTLNFILPRLMPGSPTDAAIAKLSQNGPVTAATRAAIEAQLGVPGGNLWDQYVSYLHQVVTFDFGVSYTFYPQSVSELVGQAFPYTIVLLGIVTIVAFVLGTLLGVLAAWRRNTWLDSLPTLTGTFASTFPYFWTALLLLFFLGYVLHWFPTSGAFGPTATPAWSWDFIVDVAYHAVLPAITILITSIGGWILGMRNAMINTLGDDYVTFAEANGLKGRTVAMKYAARNAILPNLTGFGLALGGVVGGSILVEQVFGYPGIGFLLFNAVIGQDYPLMQALFLLITVSVLVANFLVDILYGVLDPRTRR; from the coding sequence ATGGCGTACGCGCTCCGCAAGCTCGGCCTGTTCGTCCTCACCCTGTGGGCGGCGGTCACGCTGAACTTCATCCTGCCGAGGCTCATGCCCGGCTCCCCCACCGACGCCGCCATCGCGAAGCTCTCGCAGAACGGCCCTGTCACCGCCGCCACCCGCGCGGCCATCGAAGCCCAGCTCGGTGTCCCGGGCGGCAACCTCTGGGACCAGTACGTGAGCTACCTGCACCAGGTGGTCACGTTCGACTTCGGCGTCTCGTACACGTTCTATCCGCAGAGCGTGTCCGAGCTCGTCGGCCAGGCGTTCCCGTACACGATCGTGCTGCTCGGCATCGTGACCATCGTGGCCTTCGTGCTCGGCACCCTGCTCGGCGTGCTCGCCGCCTGGCGCCGCAACACCTGGCTCGATTCGCTGCCGACCCTGACCGGCACGTTCGCCAGCACGTTCCCGTACTTCTGGACGGCGCTGCTCCTGCTGTTCTTCCTCGGCTACGTGCTGCACTGGTTCCCCACCTCCGGGGCGTTCGGCCCGACGGCGACGCCGGCGTGGAGCTGGGACTTCATCGTCGATGTGGCGTACCACGCCGTGCTTCCCGCGATCACCATCCTGATCACGTCGATCGGCGGCTGGATCCTCGGGATGCGCAACGCCATGATCAACACCCTCGGCGACGACTACGTGACGTTCGCGGAGGCCAACGGTCTCAAGGGCCGCACGGTCGCCATGAAGTACGCGGCCCGCAACGCGATCCTGCCGAACCTCACCGGGTTCGGGCTGGCCCTCGGCGGCGTGGTCGGCGGCTCCATCCTGGTGGAGCAGGTGTTCGGATACCCGGGCATCGGCTTCCTGCTGTTCAACGCGGTGATCGGGCAGGACTACCCGCTCATGCAGGCGCTGTTCCTCCTCATCACCGTCAGCGTTCTCGTCGCCAACTTCCTCGTCGACATTCTGTACGGCGTACTCGACCCAAGGACCCGCCGATGA
- a CDS encoding Fur family transcriptional regulator, whose amino-acid sequence MDTAQLESALRASGLRVTAGRVAVLGTLATHPHANADTVFRSVLDALPGTSIQNVHNVLGDLTEAGLVRRIEPAGSPALYERRIGDNHHHVVCTSCGAVADVDCVVGHAPCLTPSDASGFAVSTAEVTFWGLCPSCQERAAKAPSRVE is encoded by the coding sequence ATGGACACGGCACAGCTCGAGAGCGCACTGCGCGCCTCTGGGCTCCGGGTCACGGCGGGCCGCGTCGCGGTTCTCGGGACCCTTGCCACTCACCCCCACGCGAACGCCGATACGGTCTTCCGCAGCGTGCTCGACGCGCTGCCGGGGACGTCGATCCAGAACGTGCACAACGTTTTGGGCGACCTGACCGAAGCCGGACTCGTGCGGCGCATCGAGCCCGCCGGCTCGCCGGCGCTGTACGAGCGGCGCATCGGCGACAACCACCATCACGTCGTCTGCACCTCGTGCGGAGCCGTCGCCGATGTGGACTGCGTCGTCGGCCACGCGCCGTGCCTCACCCCGTCGGATGCGTCCGGCTTCGCGGTGAGCACGGCCGAGGTGACGTTCTGGGGACTGTGCCCGTCCTGCCAGGAGCGCGCGGCGAAAGCCCCGTCGCGCGTCGAGTGA
- a CDS encoding DUF4143 domain-containing protein, producing the protein MAYARRIIDDELDELFPHLAAIAIEGPKAIGKTATASQRAATTLRVDDPAVRDLLRASLSGLDQLPTPILLDEWQNAPELWNHVKRLVDADATGGRYLLTGSAAATGGIDLHSGAGRIDIRRMRPLAFSERGIQAPTVRLGDLLAGTAEPDGVTDVDTVTYVEEILASGFPAIRELAPRARRSQLDSYLTRAISTDYPEQEGTALRRPEALRHWMTAYAAATATTSSMNQIARASQPGEPALPSRPTIARYRDILAELWILDPVPAWLPNHNAFKRLAQAEKHFLADPALAARLLKLNQARLLDLSSPAELRPHDGTAIGALFEGLVALSLRTYAQANDAEVFHYRSPNGDREIDFIVVDDNGAHVAIEVKLARTVEPRHVKHLLWLKQQLGDDLADMVVLNTGPYAYRRDDGVAVVPLALLGH; encoded by the coding sequence ATGGCGTACGCACGGCGAATCATCGACGACGAGCTGGACGAACTCTTCCCCCACCTCGCGGCCATCGCCATCGAAGGCCCGAAAGCTATCGGCAAGACGGCGACGGCGAGTCAACGCGCCGCCACCACCCTCCGGGTCGACGATCCGGCCGTGCGCGACCTGCTCCGTGCATCCCTCAGCGGGCTCGACCAGTTGCCGACGCCGATACTCCTCGACGAGTGGCAGAACGCACCGGAACTGTGGAATCACGTCAAGCGCCTAGTCGACGCCGACGCGACGGGCGGGCGATATCTCCTCACCGGGAGCGCTGCCGCCACGGGCGGCATCGACCTGCATTCGGGCGCCGGCCGGATCGACATCAGAAGGATGCGCCCGCTCGCGTTCTCCGAGCGCGGCATCCAGGCGCCGACGGTCAGACTCGGCGACCTCCTGGCCGGCACGGCCGAGCCGGACGGCGTCACGGACGTCGACACGGTGACGTACGTGGAGGAGATCCTCGCGTCCGGCTTTCCCGCCATCCGCGAGCTCGCACCTCGCGCGCGCAGATCACAGCTCGATTCCTATCTCACTCGGGCCATCTCCACGGATTACCCCGAGCAGGAAGGAACGGCGCTGCGCCGGCCGGAGGCGCTTCGGCACTGGATGACTGCCTACGCCGCCGCGACCGCCACGACGTCCTCGATGAACCAGATCGCGAGAGCCTCCCAGCCGGGCGAACCTGCATTACCTTCCCGCCCGACGATCGCCCGCTACCGCGACATCCTCGCCGAGCTGTGGATTCTCGATCCCGTTCCCGCGTGGCTGCCGAACCACAATGCGTTCAAGCGTCTCGCCCAGGCCGAGAAGCACTTCCTCGCAGACCCGGCCCTGGCCGCGCGGCTCCTGAAGCTGAATCAGGCCAGACTCCTCGATCTGTCAAGCCCGGCGGAACTGCGCCCCCATGACGGCACGGCCATCGGCGCCCTCTTCGAAGGGCTCGTCGCGCTCAGCCTCCGCACGTACGCTCAAGCGAACGACGCGGAGGTGTTCCACTACAGATCACCCAACGGCGACCGCGAGATCGACTTCATCGTCGTGGACGACAACGGCGCGCACGTCGCGATCGAAGTGAAGCTCGCACGAACGGTCGAGCCGAGACACGTCAAACACCTGCTCTGGCTGAAGCAGCAGCTCGGCGACGATCTTGCGGACATGGTCGTGCTCAACACGGGGCCGTACGCATATCGGCGCGACGACGGCGTCGCCGTCGTCCCGCTGGCGCTCCTCGGCCACTGA
- a CDS encoding catalase, giving the protein MSENYTTTQTGTPVGSDAHSLTAGENGVTALHDRYLVEKLAQFNRERIPERIVHAKGGGAFGTFVVTGNVSQYTKAAVFQPGTTTETVQRFSSVAGEQGSPDTWRDVRGFSVKFYTSEGNYDIVGNNTPVFFIRDGIKFPDFIHSQKRLPGSGLRDADMQWDFWTLSPESAHQVTYLMGDRGIPRSWRHMPGYGSHTYQWINAAGERFWVKYHFHAMQGNEEMHGAEAEAIAGADADYYRRDLYEAIERGEFPAWKVSVQVMPFEDAKTYRFNPFDLTKVWPHSDYPLIEVGVHTLNKNPENFFAQIEQAAFSPANTVPGIDISPDKMLMARVFSYPDAQRYRVGTNYNELPVNAPVAPVHNYSQDGAGRHGFKAASAPVYAPNSKGGPVADADRAGEGSWESDGALVRAAATLHAEDSDFGQAGTLYRDVYDAAAKERFLETITGAVGGVKSAEIRERAIQYWTNVDATLGAALRANLENGGTTPDESAEYVGVAG; this is encoded by the coding sequence ATGTCGGAGAACTACACGACCACCCAGACCGGTACCCCGGTCGGCAGCGACGCACACTCGCTGACCGCAGGAGAGAACGGCGTCACCGCGCTGCATGACCGCTACCTGGTGGAGAAGCTCGCGCAGTTCAACCGGGAGCGCATCCCGGAGCGCATCGTCCACGCCAAGGGCGGCGGAGCGTTCGGCACCTTCGTGGTCACCGGGAACGTGTCGCAGTACACCAAGGCCGCCGTGTTCCAGCCCGGCACCACCACGGAGACCGTGCAGCGGTTCTCGTCGGTCGCCGGCGAGCAGGGCTCCCCGGACACCTGGCGCGACGTCCGCGGCTTCTCGGTGAAGTTCTACACCTCCGAGGGCAACTACGACATCGTCGGCAACAACACCCCCGTGTTCTTCATCCGCGACGGCATCAAGTTCCCCGACTTCATCCACTCGCAGAAGCGCCTTCCGGGCTCCGGGCTGCGGGATGCGGACATGCAGTGGGACTTCTGGACCCTCTCCCCCGAGTCCGCGCACCAGGTGACCTACCTGATGGGCGACCGCGGCATCCCGCGCTCGTGGCGGCACATGCCCGGCTACGGCTCGCACACCTACCAGTGGATCAACGCGGCCGGTGAGCGCTTCTGGGTCAAGTACCACTTCCACGCCATGCAGGGCAACGAGGAGATGCACGGTGCGGAGGCCGAGGCCATCGCCGGCGCGGACGCCGACTACTACCGCCGCGACCTCTACGAGGCGATCGAGCGCGGCGAGTTCCCCGCGTGGAAGGTGTCCGTGCAGGTCATGCCGTTCGAGGACGCGAAGACCTACCGATTCAACCCATTCGACCTCACCAAGGTGTGGCCGCACAGCGACTACCCGCTGATCGAGGTGGGCGTTCACACGCTCAACAAGAACCCGGAGAACTTCTTCGCCCAGATCGAGCAGGCGGCGTTCTCGCCGGCCAACACGGTGCCCGGCATCGACATCAGCCCGGACAAGATGCTGATGGCTCGCGTGTTCTCCTACCCGGACGCCCAGCGATACCGGGTCGGCACCAACTACAACGAGCTGCCGGTCAACGCCCCGGTCGCCCCCGTGCACAACTACTCACAGGACGGCGCGGGCCGTCACGGCTTCAAGGCCGCGTCCGCCCCGGTGTACGCGCCCAACTCGAAGGGCGGACCCGTCGCCGACGCGGACCGCGCCGGTGAGGGCTCGTGGGAGTCGGACGGCGCCCTGGTGCGTGCGGCGGCGACCCTGCACGCCGAGGACTCCGACTTCGGCCAGGCGGGAACCCTCTACCGCGATGTCTACGACGCCGCGGCCAAGGAGCGCTTCCTCGAGACCATCACGGGAGCGGTCGGCGGCGTGAAGAGCGCCGAGATCCGCGAGCGCGCCATCCAGTACTGGACCAACGTGGATGCGACGCTCGGCGCCGCCCTCCGCGCCAACCTGGAGAACGGCGGCACGACCCCGGACGAGTCCGCGGAGTACGTCGGCGTCGCCGGCTAG
- a CDS encoding ABC transporter permease produces MTTTQSFKSISTDAASASGGSKPPHRLAFIGRAASTLWSNWKSRLGLIILAFFVLVAIFAPLLAPYGATQDGFPRNADSSPEHWFGTTAAGEDVLSQLIYGARVSVAVGFIAGFLSTVVAVLIGLSWGYIRGFGAEVVNFFVNLFLVIPGLPLMIVIAAYLQNGGLFMIVTVIVITGWAWGARVLRSQTQSLRSRDFVTAARFSGDRPFRIVFNEILPNMTSLITGSFFGAATAAILAEAGLEFLGLGDSSIVSWGTILYWAQNSNALLTGQWILLFAPGLCIALLAMSLTLINFGVDAISNPRLREGRPAKEKSAR; encoded by the coding sequence ATGACCACGACACAGAGTTTCAAGTCCATTTCCACGGACGCGGCCTCCGCATCCGGAGGGTCGAAGCCGCCGCACAGGCTCGCATTCATCGGGCGGGCGGCGTCGACGCTCTGGTCGAACTGGAAGTCCAGGCTCGGCCTCATCATCCTGGCGTTCTTCGTGCTCGTCGCGATCTTCGCCCCGCTGCTCGCACCGTACGGCGCGACGCAGGACGGCTTCCCCCGCAACGCGGACTCGAGCCCCGAGCACTGGTTCGGCACCACCGCCGCCGGAGAGGACGTGCTCAGCCAGCTCATCTACGGCGCTCGGGTGAGCGTGGCCGTCGGGTTCATCGCCGGCTTCCTCTCCACGGTCGTCGCCGTGCTGATCGGACTCAGCTGGGGCTACATCCGGGGCTTCGGCGCCGAGGTGGTCAACTTCTTCGTCAACCTCTTCCTCGTGATCCCCGGCCTGCCGCTGATGATCGTGATCGCCGCATACCTGCAGAACGGCGGCCTGTTCATGATCGTGACGGTGATCGTGATCACCGGATGGGCGTGGGGCGCCCGAGTGCTGCGCAGCCAGACGCAATCCTTGCGGTCGCGCGACTTCGTCACCGCCGCCCGGTTCTCCGGCGACCGGCCGTTCCGGATCGTGTTCAACGAGATCCTGCCCAACATGACCTCGCTCATCACCGGCAGCTTCTTCGGAGCGGCGACGGCGGCGATCCTGGCGGAGGCCGGTCTGGAGTTCCTCGGACTCGGAGACTCCTCGATCGTCAGCTGGGGCACCATCCTCTACTGGGCGCAGAACTCCAACGCCCTCCTCACCGGCCAGTGGATCCTGCTGTTCGCCCCCGGTCTCTGCATCGCGCTGCTCGCGATGAGCCTCACGCTCATCAACTTCGGCGTCGACGCCATCAGCAACCCGCGCCTCCGCGAAGGCCGCCCCGCGAAAGAAAAGAGCGCACGATGA
- a CDS encoding virginiamycin B lyase — protein sequence MTAEVSAVRVIEHPVGEPGDGPYGVAVTRDGGVWFTLVHGGRVGRLSPDGTVAYLSLGDGSQPSLLAAATESTVWVTDSTGNRLVHLGVRDARVELIGEVAVPTPDAQPFGVVALDDGTAWFTELGADALGRIDILGRVEEFPVGREGSFVSMIATTGDSLWFTLNAAGLVGHVRGGDAAIAFTELPGDPSGPVGIAVASDGGVWVALILGDALARIHRGELSTVQLAQGAKPHAVAADSDGGVWATLWGANQLAYVTAAGELTLHDLPTADSEPHGLAVAADGTVWVALESGALADVVPS from the coding sequence GTGACGGCGGAGGTTTCGGCGGTGCGCGTGATCGAGCATCCGGTCGGCGAGCCGGGTGACGGCCCGTACGGCGTCGCCGTCACCCGCGACGGTGGCGTGTGGTTCACGCTCGTGCACGGCGGCAGGGTGGGGAGGCTGTCCCCGGACGGCACGGTCGCGTACCTGTCGCTCGGCGACGGGTCGCAGCCGTCGCTGCTGGCCGCCGCCACCGAGTCGACGGTGTGGGTGACCGACAGCACGGGCAACCGCCTGGTGCACCTCGGGGTGCGGGATGCGCGCGTCGAGCTGATCGGCGAGGTCGCCGTGCCGACTCCGGATGCTCAGCCGTTCGGCGTGGTCGCGCTCGACGACGGCACGGCCTGGTTCACCGAGCTTGGCGCCGACGCCCTCGGCCGCATCGACATCCTCGGCAGGGTGGAGGAGTTCCCGGTGGGGCGGGAAGGCTCGTTCGTGTCGATGATCGCGACGACGGGGGACAGCCTCTGGTTCACCCTCAACGCCGCCGGGCTGGTCGGCCACGTGCGCGGAGGGGATGCGGCGATCGCGTTCACCGAGCTGCCGGGCGACCCGTCCGGTCCCGTCGGGATCGCGGTCGCCTCGGACGGCGGCGTGTGGGTGGCGCTGATTCTCGGGGACGCACTGGCGCGCATCCACCGGGGAGAACTGAGCACGGTGCAGCTGGCGCAGGGCGCGAAGCCGCACGCGGTGGCAGCGGACAGCGACGGCGGCGTGTGGGCGACGCTCTGGGGAGCGAACCAGCTCGCGTACGTCACGGCGGCGGGCGAGCTGACGCTGCACGACCTGCCGACCGCGGACTCCGAGCCGCACGGCCTGGCCGTCGCAGCGGACGGCACCGTGTGGGTCGCGCTCGAATCCGGGGCGCTCGCCGACGTCGTGCCCTCCTAG
- a CDS encoding ABC transporter substrate-binding protein: protein MTHTKQTGARRRGLAMLATLAAAALALSGCSIKIQSQQDPSIPADTMLLAADKGTPMMERNFNPYLVNKRAASSYIYEPLVVINVLDGKGTPWLASKIELPDPQTIDYTIRSGATWSDGTPFTVQDVKFTLDLIKKFPTLDLKGAWQHIKSLEVKGDHLIVHLKEADAPASDIISQTLIVPQHIWKDVKNPDTWRDPNPVGTGPYTLGNFSSQQYTMDKNESYWQADKVEVKHLVLPSATSELDIATKGFDWAYAFMSDVQGTWVSANKNNKYWFPPGGVISLMPNLTVKPFDNLDVRRGIALALDRDKIADSATEGYMKAAGQTGLMLPNQQAELDPSIPDQGIMSQNTQAALEAFAKAGYTKQGDKLVDANGKQFSFSITTANGYSDWLRAVQEVRKELGAIGIDVSIKQPQPPGYQAAIQNGDFQVAMGGMGGGIIFQAFNGLLSSEFATPMGKATASNFGRYSNPATDQLLQEYKVTTDETARLQLSHELQRVVYDQLPVIGLYYGGLWGLYNDAKFTGWPDAKNPYAPPQTYDQTPLLVFTHLKLRKDGE, encoded by the coding sequence ATGACGCACACGAAACAAACCGGCGCCCGGCGCCGGGGACTCGCGATGCTCGCGACGCTGGCCGCGGCCGCGCTGGCCCTCTCGGGCTGCAGCATCAAGATCCAGAGCCAGCAGGACCCGTCGATCCCGGCGGACACCATGCTGCTGGCCGCAGACAAAGGCACTCCGATGATGGAGCGCAACTTCAACCCGTACCTCGTCAACAAGAGGGCGGCATCGAGCTACATCTACGAGCCCCTCGTGGTCATCAACGTGCTCGACGGCAAAGGAACGCCCTGGCTGGCCTCGAAGATCGAGCTCCCCGACCCGCAGACGATCGACTACACCATCCGGAGCGGTGCGACCTGGTCGGACGGCACACCGTTCACCGTCCAGGATGTGAAGTTCACTCTCGACCTCATCAAGAAGTTCCCGACGCTCGACCTCAAGGGCGCGTGGCAGCACATCAAGAGCCTGGAGGTGAAGGGCGATCACCTGATCGTGCACCTCAAGGAGGCGGACGCCCCGGCATCCGACATCATCTCCCAGACGCTCATCGTGCCCCAGCACATCTGGAAGGACGTCAAGAACCCGGACACCTGGCGCGACCCGAACCCGGTCGGCACCGGCCCGTACACGCTCGGCAACTTCTCCTCGCAGCAGTACACGATGGACAAGAACGAGTCGTACTGGCAGGCGGACAAGGTCGAGGTGAAGCACCTCGTGCTCCCCTCCGCCACCAGCGAGCTCGACATCGCCACCAAGGGCTTCGACTGGGCGTACGCCTTCATGAGCGACGTGCAGGGCACCTGGGTCTCCGCCAACAAGAACAACAAGTACTGGTTCCCGCCGGGCGGTGTCATCAGCCTGATGCCCAACCTCACGGTGAAGCCGTTCGACAACCTGGATGTGCGCCGCGGCATCGCGCTCGCCCTCGACAGGGACAAGATCGCCGACTCCGCCACCGAGGGCTACATGAAGGCGGCGGGACAGACCGGGCTCATGCTGCCCAACCAGCAGGCGGAGCTCGACCCGAGCATCCCGGACCAGGGGATCATGTCCCAGAACACCCAGGCGGCGCTGGAGGCGTTCGCGAAGGCCGGATACACCAAGCAGGGCGACAAGCTGGTGGATGCGAACGGCAAGCAGTTCTCGTTCTCCATCACCACCGCGAACGGATACTCCGACTGGCTGCGTGCCGTGCAGGAGGTCCGCAAAGAGCTCGGCGCCATCGGCATCGACGTCTCGATCAAGCAGCCGCAGCCGCCGGGATATCAGGCGGCCATCCAGAACGGCGACTTCCAGGTGGCGATGGGCGGCATGGGAGGCGGCATCATCTTCCAGGCGTTCAACGGCCTGCTTTCCAGCGAGTTCGCCACCCCGATGGGGAAGGCGACCGCCAGCAACTTCGGCAGGTACAGCAACCCGGCGACCGACCAGCTGCTCCAGGAGTACAAGGTCACCACCGACGAGACCGCCCGCCTGCAGCTCAGCCACGAACTGCAGCGCGTCGTCTACGACCAGCTGCCCGTGATCGGCCTCTACTACGGCGGCCTCTGGGGGCTGTACAACGACGCCAAGTTCACCGGCTGGCCGGATGCGAAGAACCCCTACGCTCCGCCGCAGACCTACGACCAGACCCCGCTGCTCGTGTTCACCCATCTGAAGCTCCGGAAGGACGGTGAGTAG
- a CDS encoding PhzF family phenazine biosynthesis protein — translation MDESIEVVVVRVFTDDRGANGNELGIVRSSTATAGREQAIASALGFSETVFLDALSEDGELGRVATIRIFTPAAELPFAGHPSVGTAWWLSEQGTPITMLREPAGIVDVTYGSEDEPTWITAEAEWAPTFEWLPLESPADVDALDAYAFTEGKHYAYAWIDESVAHLRSRMFAPAMGIIEDEATGAAAIALTARLGRDLHISQGEGSELVTAIEGDDRIGVGGRTVYDRTITATL, via the coding sequence ATGGACGAATCGATCGAGGTAGTGGTGGTGCGCGTCTTCACGGACGATCGTGGCGCGAACGGCAACGAGCTGGGCATCGTGCGCAGTTCGACGGCGACGGCCGGGCGGGAGCAGGCGATCGCCTCTGCGCTCGGTTTCAGCGAGACGGTGTTCCTGGATGCGCTGAGCGAGGACGGCGAACTCGGCCGCGTCGCGACCATCCGCATCTTCACCCCGGCCGCCGAGCTGCCGTTCGCCGGTCACCCGAGCGTGGGCACCGCCTGGTGGCTCTCCGAGCAGGGCACGCCGATCACGATGCTGCGCGAGCCCGCCGGGATCGTGGATGTGACGTACGGCTCGGAGGACGAGCCCACCTGGATCACGGCGGAGGCGGAGTGGGCGCCGACGTTCGAGTGGCTGCCGCTGGAGTCCCCGGCCGACGTGGATGCGCTCGACGCGTACGCGTTCACCGAGGGCAAGCACTACGCGTACGCCTGGATCGACGAGTCGGTCGCCCACCTGCGCTCGCGCATGTTCGCCCCGGCGATGGGCATCATCGAGGATGAGGCCACCGGCGCCGCCGCCATCGCACTGACGGCGCGGCTCGGCCGCGACCTGCACATCAGCCAGGGCGAGGGCTCCGAGCTGGTCACCGCCATCGAGGGCGACGACCGCATCGGCGTCGGCGGCCGCACGGTGTACGACCGCACGATCACCGCGACGCTGTGA
- a CDS encoding LacI family DNA-binding transcriptional regulator, producing the protein MGRNPTVYDVATHAGVSIATVSRVFSRPDTVKQETRERVQASVDALGYVPSGAARGLAARKTGVLGLFFPGLDAMDDISDVPIDGEDDDASRTTIIRDVGGVADTRPLNLYFDEVLRGSELEAWRNGFVLLVGVGRGTTSAETVREMAGRVDGLVVLAGSASEDELAQLARRIPVVVMAGARGGDTFDHVSVSNSEGMRALVGHLVDDLGVHDLVYVAGSIDSPDDAERWGGYRSALAERGMPAPDAPLLRGDFTRDGGRRVGRELLASGTLPRAVVCANDQMALGVIDAARIGGVEVPADLIVTGFDGIDAGRLSTPRLTTVKQPMELLGRAAVQLLVRRLADPTRPAGSVRLPVEVYLRESSEPA; encoded by the coding sequence ATGGGCCGGAATCCGACCGTCTACGATGTTGCGACGCACGCCGGTGTGTCCATCGCGACGGTGTCGCGCGTGTTCAGCCGCCCGGACACCGTGAAGCAGGAGACGCGCGAACGCGTGCAGGCCTCCGTGGATGCCCTCGGCTACGTCCCGAGCGGAGCCGCCCGTGGACTCGCCGCCCGCAAGACCGGCGTGCTCGGCCTGTTCTTCCCCGGCCTCGACGCGATGGACGACATCTCCGACGTGCCCATCGACGGCGAGGACGACGACGCCAGCCGCACCACGATCATCCGGGATGTCGGCGGCGTCGCGGACACCAGGCCGCTGAACCTGTACTTCGACGAAGTGCTCCGCGGAAGCGAGCTGGAGGCGTGGCGCAACGGCTTCGTGCTGCTCGTCGGCGTCGGCCGCGGCACCACGTCGGCCGAGACGGTCAGGGAGATGGCCGGCCGGGTCGACGGGCTGGTGGTGCTGGCGGGGAGCGCGAGCGAGGACGAGCTGGCGCAGCTGGCCAGGCGCATCCCGGTCGTCGTGATGGCGGGGGCCCGCGGCGGCGACACGTTCGACCACGTCTCCGTCAGCAACAGCGAGGGGATGCGCGCCCTCGTCGGCCATCTCGTCGACGATCTCGGTGTGCACGATCTCGTGTACGTCGCGGGAAGCATCGACTCGCCGGACGACGCGGAGCGCTGGGGCGGCTACCGGTCGGCCCTCGCTGAGCGCGGGATGCCTGCGCCGGACGCCCCGCTGCTCCGCGGCGACTTCACCCGCGACGGCGGCCGCAGGGTCGGCCGCGAACTGCTCGCCTCCGGCACGCTGCCGCGCGCTGTGGTGTGCGCCAACGACCAGATGGCGCTCGGCGTCATCGACGCTGCGCGCATCGGCGGCGTGGAGGTGCCGGCCGACCTCATCGTGACCGGTTTCGACGGCATCGACGCCGGCCGGCTCTCCACGCCGCGCCTCACCACGGTGAAGCAGCCGATGGAGCTGCTCGGCCGCGCGGCCGTGCAGCTCCTGGTGCGGCGGCTCGCCGACCCCACGCGCCCTGCGGGCTCCGTCCGTCTCCCCGTCGAGGTCTACCTCCGCGAGAGCTCCGAGCCCGCCTGA